Proteins encoded by one window of Salvia splendens isolate huo1 chromosome 7, SspV2, whole genome shotgun sequence:
- the LOC121810782 gene encoding putative nuclease HARBI1, producing the protein MRSYDTISKYIKNVLWAVMIVHRYMLVTPQAVEEGSTDSTWKYFQGCLGALDGTYIHLQVPTVDKPRYRSRKGHIATNVLAVCDRNERFVYVLTGWEGSAADGRVLKDAISRENGLKVPIGSYYLCDAGYTNCEGFLAPYRGFRYHIREWEAGQRVAQNYKEYFNTKHAKARNVIERVFGQLKSRWAILRSNSYYPVETHNMIIMACTYLHNFIKDNMEYDPVLGDEEYIVQLEQIMAANDGEHEEYIEVVESSQAWRVMSSSHNNNFPRPPDLPMVPSHAPNKERRIWTIDEESALIAIMKKLVAKGYRQDNAFRSGYLEMIEKELKVWFPGTD; encoded by the exons ATGAGGTCATACGACACGATAagtaaatacattaaaaatgtcTTGTGGGCTGTCATGATTGTGCATCGGTATATGTTAGTCACACCCCAAGCAGTTGAGGAAGGTTCAACAGATAGTACATGGAAATATTTTCAG GGTTGCCTAGGTGCACTTGATGGCACATACATCCACTTACAAGTCCCGACAGTAGATAAGCCTAGATATCGCTCAAGAAAAGGTCATATTGCAACAAATGTATTGGCCGTATGTGATAGAAATGAGCGGTTTGTGTACGTTTTAACTGGATGGGAAGGGTCTGCAGCTGATGGGCGTGTGTTGAAAGATGCAATTAGCAGAGAGAATGGTTTAAAAGTCCCAATTG GTTCCTATTATTTGTGTGATGCTGGTTACACAAATTGTGAAGGATTTCTAGCCCCGTATCGTGGATTTAGATACCATATTCGAGAATGGGAGGCTGGTCAAAGAGTAGCTCAAAATTATAAAGAGTATTTCAACACGAAACATGCTAAGGCGAGGAACGTTATTGAGCGCGTGTTTGGACAACTAAAAAGCCGATGGGCCATTTTACGTAGTAATTCATATTATCCAGTTGAGACCCACAACATGATAATCATGGCTTGCACATACTTGCATAATTTTATCAAGGATAACATGGAGTATGATCCTGTTTTGGGTGATGAGGAATACATCGTTCAGCTTGAGCAAATAATGGCAGCTAATGATGGTGAACATGAAGAATATATTGAAGTTGTTGAATCATCACAAGCTTGGA GAGTTATGAGTTCCTCACATAACAACAACTTTCCAAGACCCCCTGATCTTCCAATGGTGCCCTCTCATGCCCCGAATAAGGAAAGAAGAATTTGGACGATTGATGAAGAATCTGCCCTAATTGCAATTATGAAAAAATTAGTTGCAAAAGGTTACCGCCAGGATAATGCATTCCGATCAGGTTATCTTGAAATGATTGAGAAAGAGTTGAAAGTTTGGTTTCCTGGAACTGATTGA
- the LOC121810781 gene encoding uncharacterized protein LOC121810781, which produces MINTSGFGWNDSSNMITVEDDVWKQYVKTHPQVKTFRYKSYQYFQDWIEIFGKDRASGRSSQGTIDLEKVARKQQALNDFAKVASQQPYLPDSDMNEFSIGLNVHTQDDSFSNTNENVDHEFSYSSVPLEEEASDTRFPGESNSVNSTKRDGDKKTQSKRKRKQQESATSKDSVIVDLMDKFFKQQMNPLVSSSTNLINRVNNRRAANLKLLTRQSLFLKL; this is translated from the exons ATGATCAACACTAGTGGATTTGGTTGGAATGACTCTAGTAACATGATTACAGTTGAGGATGACGTATGGAAGCAATATGTCAAG ACACATCCACAAGTTAAAACATTTCGATACAAGTCATACCAGTATTTCCAAGACTGGATTGAGATTTTTGGAAAGGATCGCGCATCTGGAAGAAGTTCACAGGGCACAATAGACCTTGAAAAAGTGGCAAGGAAACAACAGGCCTTGAATGATTTTGCTAAAGTGGCAAGCCAACAGCCATATCTACCTGACTCTGATATGAATGAGTTCTCTATCGGCCTCAATGTACACACTCAAGATGACTCTTTCTCCAATACTAATGAAAACGTCGACCATGAGTTCTCCTACAGCTCTGTACCTCTAGAGGAGGAGGCCTCAGATACTCGTTTTCCGGGTGAAAGCAACTCGGTCAATTCCACCAAAAGGGATGGTGATAAGAAAACTCAATCCAAAAGAAAGCGCAAGCAGCAAGAATCTGCAACCTCCAAGGACTCGGTTATTGTTGATCTCATGGATAAGTTCTTCAAACAACAAATGAATCCATTGGTATCTTCGTCGACAAACTTGATAAACAGAGTGAACAATCGACGAGCAGCAAATCTGAAGTTGTTGACAAGACAAAGCTTATTCTTGAAGCTTTGA